One genomic region from Epinephelus fuscoguttatus linkage group LG6, E.fuscoguttatus.final_Chr_v1 encodes:
- the pold2 gene encoding DNA polymerase delta subunit 2: MFSDMSAQKQGSSLLCRPASEDQGPVFERVSLAYSPCAERYTVGERSFSRQYAHIYAARLMQMRPLLSERAQQKWGSDVLIRKLCDLQTGEQCCIVGTLFKRMELQPSILKEISEEHNLLPQPTRAKYISENDELILEDELQRIKLEGKIDRDKCVTGSVIAIYGAERNDGKFTVEDFCTADLPPQTPKAALSSDRFVLLVSGLGLGSSHADSMLGLQLLVDMVTGQLGDQGEQSGAATISRVLLAGNLLSQSTQDKDASTKPKYLTKKTQAGSVEAIRLLDELLLQLVASVPVDVMPGQYDPTNYTLPQQPLHRCMFPLSSVYPTLQLATNPYQANIDGVRFLGTSGQNVCDIQKYSSMDSHLEILEDTLRLRHLAPTAPDTLGCYPFYQKDPFILDECPHVYFSGNAPAFESKLIKGADGQEVLLVTVPDFSSTQTACLVNLRTLACEPVSFSAFSADDDEESEMNISH; this comes from the exons ATGTTTTCCGACATGAGCGCCCAGAAGCAGggctcctctctgctctgccgccCTGCCTCCGAGGACCAGGGACCGGTGTTTGAGAGGGTGTCGCTGGCCTACAGTCCATGTGCCGAGCGCTACACGGTCGGGGAGCGGAGCTTTAGTCGTCAGTATGCTCATATTTATGCTGCACGACTCATGCAGATGAGGCCTTTGCTCTCAGAGAGAGCTCAGCAGAAGTGGG GTTCAGATGTGCTTATCAGGAAGCTGTGTGATCTTCAGACAGGGGAGCagtgttgcattgtgggaaCCTTGTTCAAGCGTATGGAGTTGCAGCCATCTATTCTGAAGGAGATCAGTGAGGAG CATAACCTGCTGCCTCAGCCCACACGAGCCAAATACATCAGTGAAAACGATGAGCTGATTCTAGAGGATGAGCTACAGAGGATCAAACTGGAGGGCAAAATTGACAGAGACAAATGTGTCACAG gtAGTGTTATTGCTATATATGGAGCTGAAAGAAATGATGGGAAGTTCACAGTTGAGGACTTCTGCACAGCTGATCTTCCTCCGCAGACACCAAAAGCTGCTCTCAGCTCTGACAg GTTTGTGCTCCTGGTCTCAGGACTTGGTCTTGGCAGTAGTCACGCTGACAGCATGCTGGGGCTACAGCTGCTGGTTGACATGGTAACCGGTCAGCTCGGTGACCAGGGTGAGCAGAGCGGTGCAGCGACAATTTCCAGGGTCCTACTGGCTGGTAACCTCCTGAGCCAAAGCACCCAGGACAAGGATGCATCAACAAAG CCCAAGTACCTCACCAAGAAGACTCAGGCTGGCAGTGTGGAGGCCATTCGTCTGCTGGATGAGCTGCTGCTTCAGCTGGTG GCCTCAGTTCCAGTAGATGTAATGCCGGGCCAGTACGACCCCACAAACTACACCCTTCCTCAGCAGCCTCTCCACCGCTGTATGTTCCCCCTGTCCTCAGTGTACCCCACACTACAGTTGGCCACCAATCCATACCAAGCTAACATTGATGGAGTGAG GTTCCTGGGCACATCAGGTCAGAATGTCTGTGACATTCAGAAGTACAGCAGCATGGACAGTCACCTGGAAATACTGGAGGATACGCTACGACTCAGACACCTGGCCCCAACGGCTCCTGATACTCTTG GTTGTTACCCATTTTACCAAAAAGACCCTTTCATCTTGGATGAGTGTCCTCATGTTTACTTCAGTGGCAACGCCCCAGCCTTTGAGTCCAAGCTCatcaaag GTGCTGACGGCCAGGAAGTCCTATTGGTTACTGTTCCAGACTTCAGCAGCACCCAAACAGCATGCCTTGTCAATTTACGTACTCTCGCATGTGAGCCAGTCAGCTTCTCGGCCTTCTCTGCTGACGACGATGAGGAAAGTGAGATGAACATCAGCCACTGA